One Bombus fervidus isolate BK054 chromosome 5, iyBomFerv1, whole genome shotgun sequence DNA window includes the following coding sequences:
- the Aatf gene encoding apoptosis antagonizing transcription factor yields the protein MALKAQKKTLADKVNSLVTTTPVTFNSDDETEDTKAKLVDRYDESDNSDSNFQISEIRRRNVDLLDQVDERYKGKKVSRKDMYEDDDEDSVVQSTSESEDEEMNSMEQESDDINNSNNEEDTEDDDSNMEDNENDHSNEEMNYDSKMNLEQDSENEDSKDILFTKQETDIKTISHINIRADIEKGSCVRNQLKLWENLLEIRIKLQKCLITSNQMPQHDVYQNLKMDAEYTKTADEVKNKLKILLNNMLQLQTFFLKQYPETKNLSMSNKKRKAEESIDEIANTEDPMDEEILSDTENENEDKDTISDKYKETFNKNVFSKKLKLKDYEKILNDNHKSYIEYRNSVVQKWNEKIRITSGKLNKGMSETTLKQIEFALNDKEKLLKKSRLKRSEYKIVGKEQVTEDSDGRRIQDYDSEIYDDDDFYHQLLRDLIEYKSSDITDPIQLSKQWIKLQNMRRKMKRKIDTRATKGRRIRYNVHNKLVNFMAPITINDTWTDHAKDELYNSLFGRIKPPNVEVGR from the exons ATGGCTTTAAAAGCACAGAAGAAAACCTTAGCAGACAAAGTGAATTCATTAGTTACTACAACACCAGTAACTTTTAATTCCGATGATGAAACGGAAGACACGAAAGCAAAACTAGTTGATCGTTATGATGAAAGTGATAATTCAGATAgtaatttccaaatttcgGAGATACGTAGACGAAATGTGGATCTCTTGGATCAAGTGGACGAAAG GTATAAAGgtaaaaaagtttcaagaaaaGATATGTATGAGGATGATGATGAAGATTCTGTTGTACAAAGCACGTCAGAAAGTGAAGATGAAGAAATGAATAGTATGGAGCAAGAAAGTGATGATATCAACAACAGTAATAATGAAGAAGATACGGAGGATGATGATAGCAATATGGAGGATAATGAAAATGATCATTCGAATGAAGAAATGAATTATGACAGTAAAATGAATTTAGAACAAGATTCTGAAAATGAAGATAGTAAGGatattctttttacaaaacAGGAGACAGATATCAAGACAATAtcacatataaatataagagCAGATATAGAAAAAGGTAGTTGTGTTAGAAATCAATTAaagctttgggaaaatttgttagaaataagaataaaattacaaaaatgtttaattacgAGTAATCAAATGCCTCAGCATGAtgtttatcaaaatttaaaaatggatGCAGAATATACAAAAACAGCTGATGAAGTAAAAAAtaagttgaaaatattattaaataatatgttaCAGTTGcaaactttctttttaaaacaataccctgaaacaaaaaatttatctatgtctaataaaaaaaggaaagctgAAGAAAGCATAGATGAAATAGCAAATACAGAAGATCCAATGGATGAAGAAATTCTTTCGGATACAGAGAATGAAAATGAAGATAAAGATACAATTTCAGACAAATATAAAGAAACCTTTAACAAGAATGTATTTAgcaaaaaattgaaacttaaAGACtatgaaaagatattaaatgatAATCACAAAtcatatatagaatatagaaaTTCTGTTGTACAAAAATGGAATGAAAAGATAAGGATAACTAGtggtaaattaaataaaggtATGAGTGAAACAACTCTGAAACAAATTGAATTCGCTCTAAATGATAAGGAAAAGTTGCTTAAAAAGAGTCGATTGAAACGTtcagaatataaaattgttggTAAGGAACAAGTAACAGAAGATAGTGATGGTAGAAGAATTCAAGACTATGATTCTGAAATTTACGATGATGATGACTTCTATCATCAACTTTTAAGAGatttaattgaatataaatcaTCTGATATTACTGATCCTATACAACTTAGTAAACAAtggataaaattacaaaatatgaggcgaaaaatgaaaagaaaaatagatacAAGAGCTACTAAAGGTAGaagaatacgttataatgtacataataaGTTAGTAAACTTTATGGCTCCTATTACAATAAATGATACATGGACAGATCATGCAAAGgatgaattatataattctttatttgGCAGAATTAAACCACCAAATGTAGAAGTTGGTCGTTAA
- the LOC139987401 gene encoding uncharacterized protein isoform X2 — protein MDSACQNSDFSTKYLLGQLNIARKEINNLRQQIKSLRYIHEKDVDNIKRLLESFRNGPSMSDAKVIGPDDVKPSTSTDDDTLKLKPIGVISTWFPSKRGTPRQTGVCGKVPGKLLLYNSIFTNPDHALEGLQDFSHMWVLFYFHRNDSTHVRAKVAPPRLNGTKTGVFSTRSPHRPCPIGLSLVKITTIENHTIYFEGVDMVDQSPVLDIKPYIPQYDSPIYFEKLSNRSQESNVDDAFECIEETARNQTCDTFSTNVSLGDETRSLLSESYYRKVINKANQEADVSRDEEIALRLQAEEFQRNSNFESYSSMRHFSELNDISLHNNSALQHSIDITDIHRTAHTFSDTLSDPRTSLNIIEHNVLSSNMEPESLVDINNRLQNINVNGRTNIEPTYGSRNVGSNYTETHASRSRLLDGADGPNTICGTDIDLIHRRSLNSRIDNSPVRMGVREAPDGEEGLESQILTPSQHLPNQVIRTMSNNSLPDSGDTHLVFSSESRNAENRESGANISSEIRIPEWISRPRTPLCVVFNDRALIQLNEILGTKINDQKIAIENVLREDPRSVYLRQRWGSQFYTFLIHDLHITCRFDDSRGIVTVFQVRHAGRICECGEPEWQCLGHSPPSS, from the exons ATGGATTCTGCTTGTCAAAATTCAGATTTTAGCACTAAATATTTGCTTGGTCAGTTAAATATAGccagaaaagaaattaataatttaag ACAACAAATAAAGAGTCTTCGATATATACATGAAAAAGATGTTGACAACATAAAGCGTCTTTTGGAATCATTTAGAAATGGACCATCTATGTCTGACGCAAAAGTTATAGGTCCAGATGATGTGAAACCTAGCACTAGTACAGATGATGATACCCTAAAATTAAAACCAATTGGAGTAATATCTACTTGGTTTCCTAGTAAACGTGGTACACCTAGACAAACTGGAGTCTGTGGAAAAGTACCAGGAAAATTGctattatataattcaatatttactAATCCTGATCATGCACTTGAAGGATTACAAGATTTCTCACATATGTG GGTTCTATTCTACTTTCATAGGAATGATTCAACACATGTTCGTGCCAAAGTTGCACCACCAAGATTAAATGGTACAAAAACAGGTGTATTTTCTACACGTTCTCCACACCGTCCATGTCCAATAGGTTTGAGTTTAGTAAAAATTACAACAATAGAAAatcatacaatttattttgaagGTGTAGACATGGTTGATCAATCACCTGTGCTAGATATAAAACCTTATATACCACAGTATGATAGCCctatatattttgagaaattaaGTAACAGATCACAAGAATCTAATGTAGATGATGCATTTGAGTGCATAGAAGAAACTGCCAGAAATCAAACATGTGACACATTCAGTACTAATGTTAGTCTTGGAGATGAAACAAGAAGTTTACTTTCGGAATCTTATTATAGAAAAGTTATTAACAAAGCAAATCAAGAGGCGGATGTTTCTAGAGACGAAGAAATTGCTTTAAGGTTACAAGCTGAAGAGTTCCAAAGAAATTCAAACTTTGAAAGTTATTCCAGTATGAGACATTTTTCTGAATTAAATGATATCAGTTTGCACAATAATAGCGCACTACAACATAGCATAGATATAACCGATATACATAGAACTGCTCATACATTTTCCGACACTCTGTCTGATCCGCGGACAAGTTTGAATATAATAGAACATAACGTACTTTCGTCTAACATGGAACCAGAAAGTTTagtagatataaataatagattacaaaatattaacgtAAATGGTCGTACTAATATCGAACCAACGTACGGATCAAGAAACGTGGGATCTAATTACACAGAAACACATGCTTCTCGGTCTAGACTTTTAGATGGAGCTGATGGACCAAATACCATTTGTGGTACAGATATAGATTTAATTCATCGACGATCATTAAATTCGAGAATTGATAATTCTCCTGTAAGGATGGGGGTACGCGAAGCTCCTGATGGAGAAGAAGGATTAGAATCACAAATTCTTACTCCTTCACAACATTTACCGAATCAAGTAATAAGAACGATGTCAAACAATAGCTTACCAGACAGTGGAGACACACATTTAGTATTCTCTTCTGAATCGAGAAACGCTGAGAACAGAGAATCGGGAGCTAATATTTCTTCGGAGATAAGAATACCAGAATGGATATCGAGACCTCGAACACCTCTATGTGTAGTATTTAACGATCGTGCTTTGATTCAATTAAACGAGATTTTAGGAACTAAAATAAATGACCAAAAAATAGCCATTGAAAATGTACTTCGCGAAGATCCTCGATCGGTATACCTGAGACAAAGATGGGGTAGtcaattttatactttcttaATTCATGATTTACACATCACTTGTAGATTCGATGACAGCAGGGGTATAGTAACAGTTTTTCAAGTTAGACATGCTGGTCGTATTTGCGAATGTGGAGAGCCTGAGTGGCAATGTTTGGGTCATTCACCACCATCTTCTTAA
- the LOC139987401 gene encoding uncharacterized protein isoform X1, giving the protein MDSACQNSDFSTKYLLGQLNIARKEINNLRYCLHSSVPSYLYKFKELLKEISTSSTQTCCFLQLTYLWCTYNYVQQIKSLRYIHEKDVDNIKRLLESFRNGPSMSDAKVIGPDDVKPSTSTDDDTLKLKPIGVISTWFPSKRGTPRQTGVCGKVPGKLLLYNSIFTNPDHALEGLQDFSHMWVLFYFHRNDSTHVRAKVAPPRLNGTKTGVFSTRSPHRPCPIGLSLVKITTIENHTIYFEGVDMVDQSPVLDIKPYIPQYDSPIYFEKLSNRSQESNVDDAFECIEETARNQTCDTFSTNVSLGDETRSLLSESYYRKVINKANQEADVSRDEEIALRLQAEEFQRNSNFESYSSMRHFSELNDISLHNNSALQHSIDITDIHRTAHTFSDTLSDPRTSLNIIEHNVLSSNMEPESLVDINNRLQNINVNGRTNIEPTYGSRNVGSNYTETHASRSRLLDGADGPNTICGTDIDLIHRRSLNSRIDNSPVRMGVREAPDGEEGLESQILTPSQHLPNQVIRTMSNNSLPDSGDTHLVFSSESRNAENRESGANISSEIRIPEWISRPRTPLCVVFNDRALIQLNEILGTKINDQKIAIENVLREDPRSVYLRQRWGSQFYTFLIHDLHITCRFDDSRGIVTVFQVRHAGRICECGEPEWQCLGHSPPSS; this is encoded by the exons ATGGATTCTGCTTGTCAAAATTCAGATTTTAGCACTAAATATTTGCTTGGTCAGTTAAATATAGccagaaaagaaattaataatttaaggtATTGTTTGCATTCTTCTGTCCCATCCTATCTTTATAAGTTCAAAGAATTACTCAAAGAGATATCAACAAGTTCTACTCAAACATGCTGTTTTCTGCAACTTACATATTTGTGGTGtacatataactatgt ACAACAAATAAAGAGTCTTCGATATATACATGAAAAAGATGTTGACAACATAAAGCGTCTTTTGGAATCATTTAGAAATGGACCATCTATGTCTGACGCAAAAGTTATAGGTCCAGATGATGTGAAACCTAGCACTAGTACAGATGATGATACCCTAAAATTAAAACCAATTGGAGTAATATCTACTTGGTTTCCTAGTAAACGTGGTACACCTAGACAAACTGGAGTCTGTGGAAAAGTACCAGGAAAATTGctattatataattcaatatttactAATCCTGATCATGCACTTGAAGGATTACAAGATTTCTCACATATGTG GGTTCTATTCTACTTTCATAGGAATGATTCAACACATGTTCGTGCCAAAGTTGCACCACCAAGATTAAATGGTACAAAAACAGGTGTATTTTCTACACGTTCTCCACACCGTCCATGTCCAATAGGTTTGAGTTTAGTAAAAATTACAACAATAGAAAatcatacaatttattttgaagGTGTAGACATGGTTGATCAATCACCTGTGCTAGATATAAAACCTTATATACCACAGTATGATAGCCctatatattttgagaaattaaGTAACAGATCACAAGAATCTAATGTAGATGATGCATTTGAGTGCATAGAAGAAACTGCCAGAAATCAAACATGTGACACATTCAGTACTAATGTTAGTCTTGGAGATGAAACAAGAAGTTTACTTTCGGAATCTTATTATAGAAAAGTTATTAACAAAGCAAATCAAGAGGCGGATGTTTCTAGAGACGAAGAAATTGCTTTAAGGTTACAAGCTGAAGAGTTCCAAAGAAATTCAAACTTTGAAAGTTATTCCAGTATGAGACATTTTTCTGAATTAAATGATATCAGTTTGCACAATAATAGCGCACTACAACATAGCATAGATATAACCGATATACATAGAACTGCTCATACATTTTCCGACACTCTGTCTGATCCGCGGACAAGTTTGAATATAATAGAACATAACGTACTTTCGTCTAACATGGAACCAGAAAGTTTagtagatataaataatagattacaaaatattaacgtAAATGGTCGTACTAATATCGAACCAACGTACGGATCAAGAAACGTGGGATCTAATTACACAGAAACACATGCTTCTCGGTCTAGACTTTTAGATGGAGCTGATGGACCAAATACCATTTGTGGTACAGATATAGATTTAATTCATCGACGATCATTAAATTCGAGAATTGATAATTCTCCTGTAAGGATGGGGGTACGCGAAGCTCCTGATGGAGAAGAAGGATTAGAATCACAAATTCTTACTCCTTCACAACATTTACCGAATCAAGTAATAAGAACGATGTCAAACAATAGCTTACCAGACAGTGGAGACACACATTTAGTATTCTCTTCTGAATCGAGAAACGCTGAGAACAGAGAATCGGGAGCTAATATTTCTTCGGAGATAAGAATACCAGAATGGATATCGAGACCTCGAACACCTCTATGTGTAGTATTTAACGATCGTGCTTTGATTCAATTAAACGAGATTTTAGGAACTAAAATAAATGACCAAAAAATAGCCATTGAAAATGTACTTCGCGAAGATCCTCGATCGGTATACCTGAGACAAAGATGGGGTAGtcaattttatactttcttaATTCATGATTTACACATCACTTGTAGATTCGATGACAGCAGGGGTATAGTAACAGTTTTTCAAGTTAGACATGCTGGTCGTATTTGCGAATGTGGAGAGCCTGAGTGGCAATGTTTGGGTCATTCACCACCATCTTCTTAA